Genomic DNA from Bacteroidota bacterium:
CTTATACGAAAGTTTTTGAGCCGATGCTTCAAATAAAAATGACAAACAATGGAAATAAAAAAATATATACTCCAAGATTAGTGTTCAATAACCGCAAAAGATGGTTTACTATTGACGATATGCGCAATGAATGTTTTGCTGGAGCAGTTACAGAAAAAGATAAAGCCCTTTCTCTCTGGAAATTTTTCAGGGATAACCGAGTACATGACTTAGGTCCTGACATGACTGACAATATCAGTGATCCTGTAAAGCTTTTGGGAGTATATGGATACGGGTTATGTTACAACACAAATTATTCAATGTGTTTTCTTGCTCAAACTTATAGTGCCTTCCCCTATAAAGGTTATGCGCCTCAGGGGTTGCACTATGTTTCGGAATTAAACTTTGGAAGCCGCTATGAGTATATTGATAGCGATATAGAAACCTTTTACCTGAAAAATGATAATACTACTCTTGCCAACTCAAAAGAAATTTTTAGTGATAGAACTCTTATTCGCAGAACCAAGCATTATGGAATAGAAAATAATTTTAAACCAGACATAAATAATTACGTGGCTAGTTTATATTATAAAAACGATTCGGCTTATTATTTTGGTTATATGGCGGAAAATTCCTATCACAAATTAGATTTTAATTTACGCCCGGGAGAATCAATACTCTATGACTGGACAATGCCTTTGCAAATACACAACGATAATTTTATTTCCAATACTCAAAAAATTATTTACAATTCTCCTTATTCACTTTCCTCTCATCAAGATGCAATCAGCACTTTATTGCTGAATAATAATCCTCAAACAAACAGTGCGAAAAATTCTGTTGCAGCTAATGGAGAATTTTATTTCAAAACAAATTTTTATAATGCACCTCTTTCTGAGTTGGTAGATTATTATTCTAATCTTAGTGTCGATTCCTCTAACGAAGGAGGAATTTACTTAGAAACTGTTTCAACGCCAGGAATCATAGTAATAAAGGTAACTTCTCCTTTTGTAATTGTCAATGGAGAAATTGCCGGAAAATTTGAACGCTACAATAGCAATGACAGTATTAATATTTTTTTCTCAAAAGATTCTTCACTTTGGAAAGAAGTAACACATGTTAATCTGACAGGAAAATTTAACCAAACTTTTAATTTATCTTCCTTTATTGATGGAAGTAATTCCAATGCACTTTACAACTATTATCTCAAATTTTTACTTTCCTCGCAAGATTCCATTCAATCTCTTCGAATAGATTCGCTTGAAATTCGTTCACAGTTTCAGGTTAGCAAATTTTTCCTTCCTCAGTTAAAACTTGGTTCAAATCAAATAGAATATTCAGATACTAATTCAAATGGCAGAGATTTGAATATTGAAATTCGCTGGAAAGAATCCACTTTAAACACTCCGCCAGATCAGATTAATTCACCATTATTTCCGCAAGATACTTCTTCTGTTAATAATTTGAAATTTACTTTTTCCTGGACTAAACCTTCTGACCAGGATGGAGATGCAATTGTAAATTATGAATTTCAGTTGAGCGACCGTTCAGATATGAAATTTCCCTTGTCCCCAACTTTTGAAACATATATTAGTGAAACGGATAGTATCAATGTTAATCCTTCTTTCAATATTCCCCAATTCGGTTTGCTGAACGATGGTACAAAATATTACTGGAGAGTTCGGGCAAAAGACAATCGCGGAGCGTGGGGGAATTGGAGTCCGGTTTGGTCTTTTGTTCCTCATGGTGTGATGCCTCCTTTAAATGTTGCATCAACTATAACGAAGGACAGCATATTAATTTCCTGGCAGCCAAACACAGGAGAAAATCCTGCCTATTACGAAATTCATGGAAGCAATGAATGGCTTGGTTTTTCTCCGGATAGTTCTACCTTAATTGGAAAAACTTTTTCAACTTTTTACTCATTGCCCTTGAATGCCGACAATAAATTATTCTATCGCATAATTGCTGTTTCGCAAACTGACGAACAAAGCTCTCCTTCAGATGTTTTGGAATTGCCTTATCCACATTCGCAAATAAAAATTGATTCTGTCTTTCCGGAAAAATTGTATTTGCTTACTAATACTCCTGTTTCATTAAATTATTTTAGAGTTAATCCTTCAACATATTCAATCGTAAATCATCAAGATGATTTTATAACCACAATTCTTTATGCCCCTTGGTGGATTTCATCTTCTGGAAATAGTGCTTCGGGTTTTGCAGATTCATCTATTTCATTTGGCATATTGGCAGATTCCTCAAAGGGAAAAATTTCAGAGAAGTTTATTTCAACAACAACTAATCAATCACAAACAATTATCTTTTATTTGCCTTCAGCATATAAAAATTCCTCGCCCAACATTAGCAACATTACTCCTATGGCAATTGCCGGAATGCCTTTCAAAGATTCTATTTTAATTTCAGATTTAGATTTGCCTTATGGAGATTCGCTGATTTCTATTTCGATTTCTAATACGCCCGCATGGATGCAAACAAATATTTCGGACAATAAAATTCTTTTATCCGGAGCACCAGCTTTTTCCGATACCGGAAATTCAATGATTGTAATTTCTGCAATGGATAGATTCCATAGTCAGGAAATAAAAAATGATTCTTTCTCAGTCCTAATTCCTCTTAAAGTTTCTTTTGCTCACAGCAATGGAAAATGCACTTCACAAGTTTCATTTTTCGACTCTTCAATACTTCATGCACCGGACGACACCATTGTTTCTTGGAATTGGAATTTTGGCGATGGAAAAACAAGTTTCATACAGAATCCAATTCATACGTATGACCCTTCGGGAAATTATCTTACTACTTTGAATGTTACAACCAATTACGGTTTCAATAATGCTTTTCAAAATCCTGTTCAGGTTTCTTCTCCTCCTTCTACATATTTCACAACTCAAATGAACTGTTCCGCTGATTGGGTTTGCTTTTTCGACAACTCAACAAGTAACGGAGGAAATATAATTTCATGGCTTTGGAACTTTGGAGACGGTGACACAAGCAATCAACAAAATCCTTCTCATCTTTATGCATCTTCGGGCACTTATTCAATTGTGCTCACTGTAAGTTCT
This window encodes:
- a CDS encoding PKD domain-containing protein; translation: MNGFLDGENTLTRNPYTKVFEPMLQIKMTNNGNKKIYTPRLVFNNRKRWFTIDDMRNECFAGAVTEKDKALSLWKFFRDNRVHDLGPDMTDNISDPVKLLGVYGYGLCYNTNYSMCFLAQTYSAFPYKGYAPQGLHYVSELNFGSRYEYIDSDIETFYLKNDNTTLANSKEIFSDRTLIRRTKHYGIENNFKPDINNYVASLYYKNDSAYYFGYMAENSYHKLDFNLRPGESILYDWTMPLQIHNDNFISNTQKIIYNSPYSLSSHQDAISTLLLNNNPQTNSAKNSVAANGEFYFKTNFYNAPLSELVDYYSNLSVDSSNEGGIYLETVSTPGIIVIKVTSPFVIVNGEIAGKFERYNSNDSINIFFSKDSSLWKEVTHVNLTGKFNQTFNLSSFIDGSNSNALYNYYLKFLLSSQDSIQSLRIDSLEIRSQFQVSKFFLPQLKLGSNQIEYSDTNSNGRDLNIEIRWKESTLNTPPDQINSPLFPQDTSSVNNLKFTFSWTKPSDQDGDAIVNYEFQLSDRSDMKFPLSPTFETYISETDSINVNPSFNIPQFGLLNDGTKYYWRVRAKDNRGAWGNWSPVWSFVPHGVMPPLNVASTITKDSILISWQPNTGENPAYYEIHGSNEWLGFSPDSSTLIGKTFSTFYSLPLNADNKLFYRIIAVSQTDEQSSPSDVLELPYPHSQIKIDSVFPEKLYLLTNTPVSLNYFRVNPSTYSIVNHQDDFITTILYAPWWISSSGNSASGFADSSISFGILADSSKGKISEKFISTTTNQSQTIIFYLPSAYKNSSPNISNITPMAIAGMPFKDSILISDLDLPYGDSLISISISNTPAWMQTNISDNKILLSGAPAFSDTGNSMIVISAMDRFHSQEIKNDSFSVLIPLKVSFAHSNGKCTSQVSFFDSSILHAPDDTIVSWNWNFGDGKTSFIQNPIHTYDPSGNYLTTLNVTTNYGFNNAFQNPVQVSSPPSTYFTTQMNCSADWVCFFDNSTSNGGNIISWLWNFGDGDTSNQQNPSHLYASSGTYSIVLTVSSDSDCASNFADTINVFLSVTSAPSLTHTNDFEISPNPVSNYFTLKLYDEMASGILRIYNSVGQLVYFEQIHDGELKKEIHIENSSQGIYHLYIRTAEKQWETKFQKLK